One window from the genome of Kluyveromyces marxianus DMKU3-1042 DNA, complete genome, chromosome 3 encodes:
- the COG3 gene encoding Golgi transport complex subunit COG3, which produces MKMVRSRRGSIVQDIASKSSVSHGLPVYTDDLVQLLKDVGLNRELEPPHSNLELKNEKYKEYTDYLNQLEEKNGYYTTLRSTTRQVTDRLVTIIDKFQAISSETESFQNSIDSLATSLKESEESYETIQRELQYFQNLEPIARRLNQYSSPNIVLKDSFNQNLAKIDESLNFLKEHPDYLEAESYRIRFKQCLVRACTLIANYLNNQIKGRNDDIISRLNSSKTQLTNNSNEALLYNRFATIGSTYKQLIDSIISRSQYDEVESLLRDCFNTYFKCRSKLLKDGIWNQLTETQLHSGKTVKYVQDNLLFFENLAHREFNLFSQFYPLNDETVARFNEWCMELFEPLYDSVRSIILRETSIATLCDTITLLNKYYQMEEGSTEYKLQFKNLKFDALFKPIVKECQSRLIFRSQIYVEENINKYKPRVDSFVIRHRKASKETKPKITEVEEISQPFFELEEFNSAYPPLVYGIALLSKIYQMVNSTVFDDIAHTIVHDCIMSLKKAFYLVSSNATINVLDTQLSLLKNMLLLRDQVQNFDIQYISKETYLDFSGLLQSIKDIGKLSVSVFQTVPKIINNMVDARSELIIELRDTINGFTRQAADQITKDYLSLSTPQDKLLEQNNELRKSIETNLPSIYEQIGNFIVDPEIKSHLVDAIQQEVVSRYANYYETLADNPSVDAKKLSECMYIDVFQNFINNETSKLLST; this is translated from the coding sequence ATGAAAATGGTAAGGTCTAGAAGGGGCTCGATTGTTCAGGACATAGCATCTAAAAGCTCAGTATCGCATGGGCTACCTGTCTATACCGATGATTTGGTACAATTGTTGAAGGACGTAGGGTTAAATCGAGAGCTAGAACCTCCTCACTCGAATCTGGAGCTGAAAAACGAGAAGTATAAAGAATATACCGACTACTTGAATCAATTAGAGGAGAAAAATGGATATTATACAACTTTGAGAAGTACAACACGTCAGGTCACTGATAGGTTGGTGACGATTATAGATAAATTTCAAGCCATTTCTTCAGAAACAGAATCATTCCAAAACTCAATTGACTCTCTCGCTACGTCATTAAAGGAATCAGAAGAGAGTTACGAAACCATTCAAAGAGAACTACAGTATTTTCAAAACCTTGAACCAATCGCTAGAAGGTTGAATCAGTACTCATCTCCAAATATTGTCCTAAAGGACTCTTTCAACCAAAATTTGGCAaaaattgatgaatcattgaactttttgaaagaacaTCCGGACTACCTTGAAGCGGAGTCTTACCGTATTCGATTTAAACAGTGTCTTGTTCGAGCATGTACATTGATAGCCAATTATTTGAACAACCAAATAAAAGGCCGGAACGATGATATTATATCGCGCTTGAACTCTAGTAAAACTCAATTGACAAACAATTCTAATGAAGCACTTTTGTATAACCGCTTTGCTACTATCGGTTCAACTTATAAACAACTAATAGACTCCATCATATCACGTTCACAAtatgatgaagttgaatcGCTCTTAAGGGATTGTTTTAATACATATTTTAAATGCCGCTCCAAGCTATTGAAAGATGGTATATGGAATCAGCTAACCGAAACTCAATTGCACTCTGGTAAAACGGTCAAGTATGTTCAAGacaatcttcttttctttgagaaTTTGGCCCATAGGGAGTTTAACCTTTTCTCGCAATTTTATCCTCTAAATGATGAAACTGTAGCAAGATTTAACGAATGGTGTATGGAACTTTTTGAACCTTTATACGACTCTGTGAGATCAATAATTCTTAGAGAGACTTCGATTGCGACATTATGTGACACAATTACACTCTTGAATAAATACTATCAAATGGAGGAAGGTTCAACAGAATATAAACTACAGTTCAAGAACCTTAAATTTGATGCGCTTTTCAAGCCAATAGTTAAAGAATGCCAATCGCGTTTAATATTCAGATCTCAAATCTATGTggaagaaaacatcaacaaataTAAACCTAGAGTTGACTCTTTTGTGATTCGTCATCGAAAAGCatcaaaagaaaccaaaCCCAAAATAACAGAGGTGGAAGAGATCTCACAACCATTCTTCGAACTAGAAGAGTTTAACTCTGCTTATCCTCCTCTAGTATACGGAATCGCTTTGCTATCTAAAATTTACCAAATGGTGAACTCTACAGtatttgatgatattgCACACACAATTGTCCATGACTGTATAAtgtctttgaagaaagcaTTTTACCTTGTTTCGTCAAATGCAACTATTAACGTTTTAGATACACAACTATCATTACTAAAAAATATGTTGCTCTTGCGTGATCAAGTGCAAAACTttgatattcaatatatttcCAAGGAAACATACCTTGACTTCTCGGGGCTTTTGCAAAGCATCAAAGACATTGGGAAACTTTCGGTGTCTGTATTCCAAACGGTGCCTAAGATCATCAATAATATGGTGGATGCTAGATCTGAGTTAATAATCGAACTTCGTGATACTATCAACGGGTTTACAAGACAAGCTGCGGACCAAATTACTAAAGACTACCTCTCGTTGTCTACACCACAAGATAAATTATTGGAACAAAATAATGAGCTCAGGAAATCGATTGAAACTAACCTCCCCTCCATATACGAACAAATTGGAAATTTCATTGTAGATCCAGAGATCAAATCTCATCTAGTCGATGCTATCCAACAAGAAGTCGTCAGTAGGTATGCAAACTATTATGAAACTTTGGCAGATAACCCTTCTGTAGATGCCAAAAAACTTTCAGAATGTATGTACATAGACgttttccaaaacttcATCAACAACGAAACGTCCAAGCTTTTGTCCACTTAA
- the PET100 gene encoding Pet100p (mitochondrial) has product MRLPFKYTRAQLEVFRFGFCLLAPVAVMYYIGTDTDKKLNVPGFWPDPETLNKIPKERYEIKAELARMKKERLEKRLRLERKIAEEYGIDIEAEKEKIRQEERALKEAKEAELGLKNSAPSEQT; this is encoded by the coding sequence ATGAGACTACCATTCAAGTATACAAGGGCCCAACTTGAGGTTTTCAGGTTTGGATTCTGTCTTCTAGCTCCGGTAGCTGTGATGTATTATATTGGTACAGACACCGATAAAAAGCTAAATGTCCCAGGGTTTTGGCCGGATCCAGAAACTTTAAACAAGATCCCTAAGGAGCGTTATGAAATCAAAGCAGAACTAGCcaggatgaagaaggaaagattGGAAAAGAGACTAAGGttagaaagaaagattgCTGAAGAATATGgaattgatattgaagctgaaaaagagaagatcAGACAAGAAGAGCGtgctttgaaagaagcaaaagaagcTGAACTGGGCCTGAAGAACTCAGCACCATCAGAGCAAACCTAA
- the MYG1 gene encoding Myg1p, whose product MSVSQTVKRAKMSMKQICTHSGSFHADEALAVYMLRLLPQWRDSKLVRSRKPEDWEASDIVVDVGGQYDNGVKFFDHHQRGFSETFNDKYKTKLSSAGLVYKHFGKDIIKELGPQLNDDQVELLYDKVYSQFIESLDANDNGIDQYDADVEPKFSAKAITLPSIISRFNPEWNKDSSDESFYNQFLKASEYIGTVFKDLVNGYINSWLPAKTLVIEAVENRFNVDKSGKIIELAEFCPWKEHLFQVERELNIENTIEFVIFSDTSGAYRVSTVPVTSTSFEFRKGLPEPLRGLRDEELSEKSGFPGCIFIHAAGFIGGAKSRESAIGLARLSL is encoded by the coding sequence ATGAGCGTATCTCAAACTGTTAAAAGAGCAAAGATGTCTATGAAACAAATTTGCACACACTCAGGTTCCTTCCACGCAGATGAAGCTTTGGCAGTTTATATGCTAAGGTTGTTGCCTCAATGGCGCGACAGCAAGTTGGTTAGATCAAGAAAGCCAGAAGACTGGGAAGCTAGtgatattgttgttgatgtcGGTGGTCAATACGATAATGGTGTTAAGTTTTTCGATCACCATCAAAGAGGTTTCTCTGAGACTTTTAATGACAAGTACAAGACTAAATTGTCAAGTGCTGGTTTAGTTTACAAGCATTTTGGTAAGGATATCATCAAGGAATTGGGCCCTCAATTAAACGATGATCAAGTTGAACTGTTATATGATAAGGTTTACAGTCAGTTCATCGAGAGTTTGGATGCTAACGATAATGGTATTGACCAATATGATGCCGATGTAGAACCAAAGTTCAGTGCCAAAGCTATCACTTTGCCAAGTATTATTAGCAGATTCAACCCAGAATGGAACAAGGATAGCTCTGATGAGAGCTTCTACAACCAGTTCCTCAAGGCCTCTGAATATATCGGAACTGTCTTTAAGGACTTGGTCAACGGCTACATCAATTCTTGGTTACCAGCTAAGACCCTAGTCATTGAAGCTGTTGAGAATAGATTTAATGTTGATAAAAGTGGTAAGATTATTGAGCTAGCTGAGTTTTGCCCATGGAAAGAGCACTTATTCCAAGTCGAACGTGAATTAAACATTGAAAACACTATCGAGTTTGTCATCTTCAGCGACACATCCGGTGCTTACAGAGTTTCCACAGTCCCTGTTACTTCTACTTCATTCGAATTCAGGAAGGGTTTGCCAGAGCCACTACGTGGTTTGAGAGACGAAGAACTTAGCGAAAAGAGCGGTTTCCCAGGATGTATTTTCATCCATGCTGCCGGTTTCATTGGTGGTGCAAAATCCCGTGAATCTGCAATCGGTTTAGCAAGATTGTCTCTCTAA
- the GCG1 gene encoding gamma-glutamylcyclotransferase encodes MTKDAEGVWVVGYGSLIYKPPPCWKYMVNGILHGFLRRFWQSSIDHRGTPNSPGRVATLIPYSEIIQNEAFKKDLDERKTREVSTGHDLQLLARAYYIPPEHVQSVTEYLDVREQNGYTAHKIHIHLEPPRNEPKELQELLNKLPVDEVTGKHILVSMVYIGTSDNEAFIGPENIQDTASVIAFNEGPSGPNYEYLKLLHDSLIQMANQIGKPLEGIEDSYLDSLVECTESIRSNKNMKPHSDSKSTSVT; translated from the coding sequence ATGACAAAAGATGCAGAAGGTGTTTGGGTAGTCGGGTATGGCTCCTTGATTTACAAACCTCCTCCTTGTTGGAAGTATATGGTAAATGGAATATTACATGGGTTTTTGAGGAGATTTTGGCAGTCTAGTATTGACCATAGAGGTACACCAAACTCACCAGGAAGAGTTGCAACGTTGATTCCATATTCTGAAATCATTCAGAATGAGGCATTCAAAAAAGACCTTGATGAAAGGAAAACGAGGGAGGTTTCAACCGGACATGATTTACAACTTTTGGCGAGAGCCTACTACATTCCACCGGAACATGTACAGTCGGTAACAGAATACTTGGATGTCAGAGAGCAGAACGGATATACGGCTCAcaaaatacatatacacTTAGAGCCCCCTAGAAACGAGCCAAAGGAATTACAAGAACTCTTAAATAAGCTCCCAGTGGATGAAGTCACTGGGAAACATATTCTAGTTTCCATGGTTTATATCGGAACTTCTGATAACGAGGCTTTTATTGGACCAGAAAATATCCAAGATACCGCATCTGTCATTGCATTTAATGAAGGCCCAAGTGGGCCAAATTACGAGTATCTAAAACTGTTACATGATTCATTAATACAAATGGCTAATCAAATAGGTAAACCATTAGAAGGAATCGAGGACTCTTATCTGGACTCCTTAGTAGAATGTACCGAATCGATACGaagtaataaaaatatgaaGCCGCACTCTGATTCCAAGTCTACATCGGTTACGTAG
- the STT3 gene encoding dolichyl-diphosphooligosaccharide--protein glycosyltransferase subunit STT3 codes for MKQSTLLALEGLQTVLKVVIFIAIFGAAISSRLFSVIRFESIIHEFDPWFNFRATKYLVSHSFYEFLNWFDDRTWYPLGRVTGGTLYPGLMTTSGAIWHILRKIGLPIDIRNICVLFAPAFSGFTAWATYEFTKELKDSSAGLLAAAFMAIAPGYISRSVAGSYDNEAIAITLLMVTFMFWIKAQKTGSILFSTFAAVFYFYMVSAWGGYVFITNLIPLHVFILILMGRYQSKLYSAYTTWYAIGTLASMQIPFVGFLPIRSNDHMAALGVFGLIQIVALGDYIKSQVSSEKFKVVMIISLVLILAIGVSGLFFLTYMGYIAPWTGRFYSLWDTNYAKIHIPIIASVSEHQPPAWPSFFFDNQFLIWLFPAGVFLLFLDLKDEHVFVLAYSVLCSYFAGVMIRLMLTLTPIICVTGAIAISKLFDIYLDFSVLLSGGSKATEIAKSVEKLAEKEPKKQALSKSEDDEADDYEAHLEFEYEESSKSRWFNVAAKALVSASFISYLFIFVYHCTYVTSNFYSSPSVVMPSQNPDGSVALIDDFREAYYWLRMNTAEDAKVAAWWDYGYQIGGMADRTTLVDNNTWNNTHIAIVGKAMSSPQDKAYEILKEHDVDYVLVVFGGVLGYSGDDLNKFLWMVRISEGIWPDEVKERNFFTDRGEYRVDSQATKTMKDSLMYKLSYYRFPSLYPNGEGVDRVRNQKITENDVGDLDYFEEVFTSETWLVRIYKLKSPDTLGRDHGSAAKFSKSSKGGVRKRSVKKPTTDLRV; via the coding sequence ATGAAACAATCGACCCTTCTTGCATTGGAAGGATTGCAGACAGTGCTCAAGGTTGTAATATTCATTGCGATCTTTGGAGCAGCAATCTCATCGCGTCTATTCTCTGTTATAAGATTTGAATCTATCATTCATGAGTTTGACCCGTGGTTTAACTTTAGGGCTACCAAATATCTTGTTAGCCACTCTTTCTatgaatttttgaattggttTGACGACAGAACATGGTATCCCTTAGGAAGAGTTACCGGTGGTACCTTATACCCTGGTCTAATGACCACTTCGGGTGCTATCTGGCATATTTTACGTAAGATTGGGTTACCAATTGACATCCGTAATATCTGTGTGTTGTTTGCTCCAGCATTTTCTGGTTTTACTGCTTGGGCCACGTATGAATTCacaaaagaattaaaagacTCTAGTGCAGGTTTGCTTGCAGCTGCTTTTATGGCAATTGCACCTGGTTACATCTCAAGATCCGTGGCTGGTTCATATGACAATGAAGCCATTGCTATTACACTATTAATGGTAACGTTCATGTTCTGGATCAAGGCTCAAAAGACTGGCtctatattattttccACGTTTGCTGCAGTATTCTACTTTTACATGGTTTCCGCTTGGGGTGGCTATGTGTTTATTACCAATTTAATCCCATTACATGTGTTTATTTTAATCTTGATGGGTCGTTATCAGTCTAAGCTATACTCAGCATATACCACATGGTATGCTATTGGTACATTAGCTTCTATGCAAATTCCATTCGTGGGTTTCTTGCCAATTAGATCTAATGATCATATGGCTGCCTTGGGTGTTTTCGGACTAATCCAGATTGTTGCATTGGGTGATTACATTAAGTCACAAGTCTCTAGTGAGAAATTTAAGGTTGTTATGATCATCTCCTTAGTTCTAATTTTGGCAATTGGTGTATCGGGCCTATTCTTTTTGACCTACATGGGTTACATTGCTCCTTGGACTGGAAGATTCTACTCATTATGGGATACCAACTATGCTAAAATCCACATTCCAATTATTGCTTCAGTCTCAGAACACCAACCTCCAGCATGGccttcatttttctttgacaaCCAGTTCTTGATCTGGTTGTTCCCAGCAGGTGTTTTCTTACTCTTTTTAGATCTAAAGGATGAGCatgtgtttgttttggcATATTCTGTACTATGTTCTTACTTTGCTGGTGTCATGATCAGATTGATGTTGACTTTGACTCCAATCATTTGTGTTACCGGTGCAATTGCAATTTCGAAACTATTCGACATATACTTGGACTTTTCCGTTCTACTTTCTGGTGGATCAAAGGCTACTGAGATAGCAAAGTCTGTTGAAAAGCTGGCTGAAAAGGAACCAAAAAAGCAGGCTCTTTCCAAAtccgaagatgatgaagctGATGACTACGAAGCTCatcttgaatttgaatACGAAGAATCCTCTAAATCGCGTTGGTTCAATGTTGCTGCTAAAGCTCTTGTTTCTGCATCATTCATCAGTTACCTATTCATATTCGTTTATCATTGTACCTATGTTACTTCGAACTTCTACTCTTCCCCATCTGTTGTTATGCCATCTCAGAACCCAGATGGTTCAGTTGCTTTGATTGATGACTTTAGAGAGGCCTACTACTGGTTACGTATGAATACTGCTGAAGATGCTAAGGTTGCTGCTTGGTGGGATTACGGTTACCAGATTGGTGGCATGGCTGACAGAACTACCCTTGTCGACAACAATACATGGAACAATACACACATTGCAATTGTTGGTAAGGCAATGTCATCTCCACAAGACAAAGCTTACGAAATTCTAAAGGAACATGATGTAGATTAtgttttggttgttttCGGTGGTGTTCTAGGTTACAGTGGTGATGACTTGAACAAATTCTTGTGGATGGTAAGAATTTCAGAGGGTATTTGGCCAGATGAGGTTAAAGAACGTAATTTCTTTACCGACAGAGGCGAGTATCGTGTGGATTCCCAGGCCACGAAGACTATGAAGGACAGTTTGATGTACAAGCTCTCTTACTATAGATTCCCATCACTGTACCCTAACGGGGAAGGTGTTGACAGAGTGCGTAACCAAAAGATCACCGAAAACGATGTTGGTGATTTAGACTACTTCGAGGAAGTTTTCACCTCTGAAACGTGGTTGGTGAGAATCTACAAACTAAAGTCACCCGACACCTTAGGTCGTGACCACGGTTCCGCTGCCAAGTTCAGCAAGAGCTCCAAGGGTGGAGTAAGAAAGAGATCAGTAAAGAAGCCTACAACAGATCTCAGAGTATGA
- the LAA2 gene encoding Laa2p — protein MSGRSGEESANCNGNGSDSDSDFGDFGEATVKVEELEVPEESPVTAEPNASGASGGASTSGPVVQENSATAVEAIFDCTRKVLAAKKRGIEIRDKKVLFQDLLKNEKTKKIYDSLFPDGQPLPPSQWRKEPLQRLIRQTLGMEEPHDEEEEEEYVIQDLLYLKLEEDEHNTLESLGYERLKEDKEKVPSVDISELLAMQEFSSVPLEKLTVVHDQLIDAIEKVQNEINTLKAEERELLKDKETYEELITNLVGHTQRIRREEIAEYKKKHKSLFKRK, from the coding sequence ATGAGTGGAAGAAGCGGCGAGGAAAGTGCCAATTGCAACGGCAACGGCAGTGACAGTGACAGCGATTTTGGTGATTTTGGTGAGGCAACCGTAAAGGTGGAAGAACTGGAAGTTCCAGAGGAGTCTCCAGTCACTGCAGAGCCGAATGCTTCAGGCGCCAGTGGCGGTGCCAGCACCAGCGGGCCAGTGGTCCAAGAAAATAGTGCCACTGCAGTGGAAGCTATTTTTGACTGTACAAGAAAGGTCTTGGCTGCGAAGAAGAGAGGCATTGAAATACGTGACAAGAAAGTGCTCTTCCAAGacttgttgaaaaatgaaaagacaaagaagaTATACGATAGCTTGTTTCCCGACGGACAGCCGCTCCCGCCTTCTCAATGGCGTAAAGAACCACTACAGAGGCTCATACGGCAAACCTTGGGCATGGAGGAACCGCacgatgaggaagaagaggaagaataTGTCATACAGGACTTGCTCTACCTTAAATTGGAAGAGGACGAGCATAACACCTTGGAAAGCTTGGGGTACGAGCGGTTGAAGGAGGACAAAGAGAAGGTACCGAGCGTGGATATATCTGAGCTATTAGCCATGCAAGAGTTTAGTTCGGTGCCGTTGGAGAAACTAACGGTGGTGCACGACCAATTGATAGATGCCATTGAGAAGGTACAGAACGAAATAAACACACTAAAAGCAGAGGAACGGGAGCTGCTGaaagataaagaaactTACGAAGAGCTTATTACCAACCTAGTCGGTCACACGCAACGTATAAGAAGAGAGGAAATAGCCGAgtacaaaaaaaagcataaatcattgttcaaaagaaaataa
- the ALK1 gene encoding protein kinase ALK1, translated as MEEAVGGAVHVNSVIRQEFETSFDEYSAGESAKRFIALEVSDNEDDYNSSVDSLHAVSKVSTNTVLGPLADNGTENRDLDIPESISTVTQSYYGSGNNNGSMTGNSSALGPASVSVGNDSNSNNNNNNNNSNNNNNTNNNSNNNPSLRPVKDEKKRWSFISANSSNKKRWSTLSFVSDTKSNKRLSIVSSDSSSKRSSVQSLSQQSSSNKLKRSSTGASLRSMFNKIALKDEDKENTNTILHHKRVQSTTVASTVNVTAQAQMNPPANSNRIPLSQINQNTRREQRFSTIPASPSMDNMSMFSQQSNASMGSKWKFWKRRAGDFPQDSRYMQDPNTSSSSTTTTSMRTKTSLSDLRKSIFQNSILGTDPNSQDLKSRRSHSSLHHKTSQSSLKQKTSHPSLKKLQSSRRNSSIASNDSSPQISLPIPDQVSRDKIRTKLRHSSSLISINSNVVGGSVIIAETDEYDESVLQQILDLCTVKEIVSFDYSPTLRQLDHYIYIDSSNSTIYKIVPLDNDDRECKMTRQMRLQELQLTMLLNGTPGFTNVLDVKLVRRDNDQTLFLVYHMKNHGKSLNQLIASEHRQFTVAEIKDIITQCIRILYVAETKFQFEHRLLTLDHVLLDSNKNVTLIDYKLSRATYGSQVLFTRLDHPLFFEFRKDYNSILQWLRQSMTVDSWSLFYPKTNLVWLNYIISKLLQHCKDPQTNSPLLNKIQASLESTKSRKLWKRHDGVVESCADIVSYL; from the coding sequence ATGGAAGAAGCAGTTGGAGGAGCAGTGCATGTCAACAGTGTGATCAGACAGGAATTTGAGACGTCGTTTGACGAGTACAGTGCTGGGGAGTCGGCCAAGAGGTTTATAGCGTTGGAGGTTTCTGATAATGAGGACGATTATAACTCTTCGGTGGATTCATTGCACGCTGTGTCGAAGGTGAGCACGAACACTGTTCTCGGGCCCCTTGCGGATAATGGAACGGAGAATAGGGATTTGGACATACCGGAGTCGATTTCGACGGTTACGCAGTCGTACTATGGGTCCGGTAATAACAATGGCAGTATGACTGGGAACAGCAGTGCCTTAGGACCGGCGTCGGTGTCTGTTGGTAACGACAGTAAcagcaataataataataataataataacagtaataataataataataccaataacaacagcaacaataACCCTAGCCTCAGGCCGGTTAAAGacgagaagaagagatggTCATTCATCAGTGCTAATAGCTCAAATAAGAAACGGTGGTCTACGCTATCGTTCGTCAGCGACACGAAATCGAATAAAAGGTTGTCGATTGTGAGCAGTGACTCTTCCTCGAAGAGATCTAGCGTTCAGTCCCTGAGCCAGCAATCTTCGAGCAACAAGCTGAAAAGATCGAGCACGGGGGCATCGCTGAGATCCATGTTCAACAAGATTGCATTGAAGGACGAAGATAAAGAGAATACAAACACCATACTGCATCACAAACGTGTGCAATCGACAACAGTTGCAAGTACAGTCAATGTCACGGCACAGGCACAGATGAACCCTCCCGCCAACTCAAATAGAATTCCCTTGAGCCAAATTAACCAGAACACGAGGCGTGAACAGAGGTTCAGTACGATACCGGCATCGCCATCAATGGACAACATGAGTATGTTCTCGCAACAGAGCAATGCGTCTATGGGATCCAAATGGAAGTTCTGGAAAAGACGTGCAGGCGATTTCCCACAGGACTCGCGTTACATGCAAGATCCAAacacatcatcatcatcaacaacaacaacgtcGATGCGTACCAAAACCTCGCTGTCAGACCTAAGGAAATCGATCTTCCAAAACAGTATATTAGGCACGGACCCGAATTCCCAGGATTTGAAATCCAGAAGATCACATTCTTCATTGCATCACAAGACTTCGCAATCCTCTTTGAAACAGAAGACGTCTCATCCgtcattgaagaagctgcaaagcagcagaagaaactcAAGCATTGCATCCAACGATTCGTCGCCGCAGATTTCGTTGCCTATCCCGGACCAGGTTTCCCGTGATAAGATCAGAACTAAGCTGAGACATTCGAGCTCGCTGATTTCGATCAATAGTAACGTTGTTGGCGGATCAGTTATAATTGCCGAAACAGACGAATACGATGAATCTGTGTTACAGCAGATTTTGGACCTTTGTACCGTCAAGGAGATTGTGTCATTCGATTATTCGCCCACGCTAAGACAATTGGACCACTACATTTACATCGACTCCTCGAACTCGACCATCTACAAAATTGTGCCCTTGGACAATGATGACAGAGAATGCAAGATGACAAGACAAATGAGACTGCAAGAGCTGCAACTGACCATGTTGCTGAATGGCACACCAGGTTTCACGAACGTTCTTGACGTCAAACTGGTTAGAAGAGATAACGACCAGACTTTGTTCCTAGTGTACCACATGAAAAACCACGGCAAGAGCTTAAACCAGCTTATCGCGAGCGAGCACAGGCAATTCACTGTTGCCGAAATAAAAGACATTATCACCCAATGCATAAGAATACTCTATGTCGCAGAAACAAAATTCCAATTCGAGCATAGACTGCTGACGTTAGATCACGTTCTGCTTGACTCTAACAAGAATGTCACCCTCATTGACTACAAGTTGTCAAGAGCTACTTACGGATCCCAGGTTCTGTTCACTAGACTGGACCACCCACTGTTCTTCGAGTTCAGAAAGGACTACAATTCAATTTTGCAGTGGCTCAGACAATCCATGACCGTAGATAGCTGGTCTCTATTCTATCCAAAGACCAACCTGGTGTGGCTCAACTATATAATATCGAAACTACTGCAGCATTGCAAAGACCCTCAAACGAATTCCCCGCTACTGAACAAGATCCAGGCCAGCCTGGAATCCACCAAATCAAGAAAGTTGTGGAAACGTCACGATGGGGTTGTTGAAAGCTGTGCAGACATTGTCAGCTATTTGTAA